The following are encoded together in the Macrobrachium nipponense isolate FS-2020 chromosome 14, ASM1510439v2, whole genome shotgun sequence genome:
- the LOC135226563 gene encoding uncharacterized protein LOC135226563 isoform X1 → MVKIIFGWNGKKYTGIDRLHSRTKSTKTVTTSERRPGSTSTTYTHTYPGGSSSIITYQNTTTYSSRTPGYSRSTGQTGYETEFDSGSLGARTPERSSAGTRYETTYTRRYESGSGSSSGSSSSSSSYGSTTASRGRYGGDISIGEIDQWGSEEDVPTLEYNEEEHGFEIHTNLLSREDRTHPFVLQGLAAAPGYTHTAPHPCDQGSCIPATGNLLIGRQETNGLLHPLAASPEGNDTVLCPI, encoded by the exons ATGGTCAAGATTATTTTCGGCTGGAATGGCAAGAAGTATACCGGCATAGACCGGCTTCATTCCCGCACTAAGTCAACCAAAACTGTTACAACTTCAGAGAGACGCCCAGGTTCTACTTCTACTACCTACACTCATACATACCCAGGTGGCTCCTCCAGCATCATCACATATCAGAACACCACAACCTACAGCTCTCGCACTCCAGGATATTCTAGGTCGACTGGCCAGACTGGATATGAGACTGAGTTTGACTCTGGCAGCTTAGGCGCAAGGACACCTGAGAGAAGCAGTGCTGGCACACGATACGAAACTACCTACACCAGACGTTATGAGTCAGGCAGTGGAAGTAGCAGTggaagtagcagtagtagtagcagctatGGGAGCACTACTGCATCTCGCGGCAGATATGGTGGTGATATAAGCATAGGCGAAATTGACCAGTGGGGCTCTGAGGAGGATGTGCCAACACTTGAGTACAATGAAGAAGAGCATGGCTTTGAGATTCACACCAATCTGCTTTCGCGGGAGGACAGAACTCATCCTTTCGTACTGCAGGGATTGGCTGCAGCTCCAG GTTACACGCACACTGCACCACATCCTTGTGACCAGGGCTCTTGCATTCCTGCCACTGGTAACTTACTCATTGGTCGACAAGAAACAAATGGACTACTACATCCACTTGCGGCCTCGCCAGAAGG GAACGATACTGTATTGTGTCCCAtttga